TATCAAAGTATGTTCCTAACTGGGAAAAAGTGAAGGAGAGGCTTGACCAGCAAGGGACAGAGTTTCTTCTATAGCTATGTGGAGGGGCCTAATAGATGGTTTTTCGGGAATTTGGGCCTCTGTTCCAGTAAAGTTCTCAAACACCATGGAATGAGTCTCTTGATCCTCCTGTGATCCGGTTCGACGCCTTATTTAAGTATTATTTCACCTGCCTGAGTTCCGTTCCCTCAGGCGCAGCCTTCCTTGTCGACAGCTCTGTACAAATAGTTCCATCGACCTTTAATTTTCACGTAAGTCTCATCAACCCTCCACGAATCGCCAGTCTTTTTCAGGTGCGGGCGTGTTCCCTTATCTAGTTCCGGAGAGTACTCGTGAACCCATCTCATAATCGTTGTATGGGCCATTTTAAGGACACGCTCCTCCATGATTTCGGTGAGGTCACGATAAGTCAAGGAGTACCTCAGGTACCACCTGCCACAGAGGAGGATGATTTCAGGTCGCAACTGCTTCCATTTGAATAGATTAGGTAGCGTCAAGAATTATGTGCACTTTGAGTCCTTCAATCTGAAATTTCTCTAACCATAGACAGCTAACTTGGCTTCCTTCAATCGATCCATATCCATGTACTTCCTTGTACCCCATTTGGTCGAGGCTACATGCCTTAGCCTAGCAGCGGTCAACATGAGAGCTGAGTTGCCATCGGGGAAGTTGCCAACGACTCGAGTTCTCCGTCTAATTTCCCTCATGACCCTTTCGAGCATATTGTTGGTCTTGATCCGGGTCCAGTGTTCACGAGGAAAGTGGTAGTAGCTGAA
This Pseudobacteriovorax antillogorgiicola DNA region includes the following protein-coding sequences:
- a CDS encoding transposase, with amino-acid sequence FSYYHFPREHWTRIKTNNMLERVMREIRRRTRVVGNFPDGNSALMLTAARLRHVASTKWGTRKYMDMDRLKEAKLAVYG